One window of Vibrio sinaloensis genomic DNA carries:
- a CDS encoding alpha/beta fold hydrolase has translation MSDYLIDGQPDQPVFVFAHGAGAGMDHAFMQAVASGLANKGIQVVRFNFPYMVKRSEDGKKRPPDRAPKLLEAYTEVIEHFAQRGPIVIGGKSMGGRMASLLADHPSVAGVACLGFPFHPPGKPENYKGDHLARLTKPCLILQGERDTFGKREEFTEFELSQQVTTSFLPDGDHSFKPRKASGHTEAENIERAVEQLAAFIDEVYHGAK, from the coding sequence ATGAGTGATTACTTAATTGATGGTCAGCCTGATCAACCGGTATTTGTCTTTGCGCATGGCGCCGGAGCGGGGATGGATCATGCGTTTATGCAGGCGGTCGCGTCTGGGCTGGCGAACAAGGGGATTCAAGTCGTGCGCTTTAATTTCCCTTACATGGTGAAACGCAGCGAAGATGGCAAAAAGCGACCACCAGATCGCGCGCCGAAACTACTCGAAGCTTACACTGAGGTGATTGAGCACTTCGCTCAGCGCGGTCCGATTGTGATCGGTGGTAAGTCAATGGGCGGACGGATGGCGAGCTTGCTTGCCGACCACCCAAGTGTGGCGGGCGTGGCGTGTTTGGGCTTCCCTTTCCACCCGCCGGGTAAGCCTGAAAACTACAAAGGCGACCATTTAGCTCGGTTGACCAAACCTTGCCTTATTCTCCAGGGCGAGCGAGATACATTCGGCAAGCGTGAGGAGTTCACCGAGTTTGAGCTCTCGCAGCAGGTCACTACGTCGTTTTTACCTGACGGCGACCACAGCTTCAAACCACGTAAAGCTTCGGGGCACACCGAGGCGGAGAATATTGAACGAGCCGTCGAGCAGTTAGCCGCGTTCATTGATGAGGTTTACCATGGTGCAAAGTAA
- a CDS encoding transcriptional regulator GcvA, whose product MSRRLPPLNSLKVFEAAARHLSFTRAAEELFVTQAAVSHQIKALEEFLGLKLFRRRNRSLLLTEEGQSYFLDIKDIFSSLAEATDKVLERSEKGALTISLPPSFAIQWLVPRLADFNQQEPDIDVRIKAVDMDEGSLTDDVDVAIYYGRGNWPGLRADKLYQEFLIPLCSPSLLLGNKPLETLSDLKQHTLLHDTSRKDWKQFAKQNGIDGLNVNHGPIFSHSTMVLQAAAHGQGVALGNNVLAQPELEAGRLIAPFDEVLLSKNAFYVVCHEKQADMGRIATFRDWMLAKAQSEQEELLDE is encoded by the coding sequence ATGTCCAGAAGATTGCCTCCGTTGAACTCTTTAAAAGTGTTCGAAGCCGCGGCGCGTCATTTGAGCTTTACTCGTGCAGCTGAGGAGTTATTTGTCACTCAAGCTGCTGTTAGCCATCAGATCAAAGCACTCGAAGAATTTCTCGGTTTGAAGCTGTTTAGGCGCCGAAATCGTTCTTTATTACTGACCGAGGAGGGGCAAAGCTACTTTCTCGATATCAAAGATATTTTCTCTTCACTAGCAGAAGCCACTGACAAAGTTCTAGAACGTAGTGAAAAAGGCGCGTTAACCATCAGTTTGCCGCCTAGTTTTGCTATCCAGTGGTTAGTGCCACGTTTGGCCGACTTTAATCAGCAAGAGCCTGATATTGATGTGCGAATTAAAGCCGTTGATATGGATGAAGGTTCGTTGACCGATGATGTCGATGTGGCTATTTACTATGGTCGCGGAAACTGGCCAGGGCTAAGAGCCGATAAACTCTACCAAGAATTTTTAATTCCACTTTGTTCACCCTCGTTACTTTTAGGTAACAAACCATTAGAAACTCTAAGTGACCTCAAGCAGCACACTTTGCTGCATGACACCTCGCGCAAAGATTGGAAGCAGTTTGCCAAACAAAATGGCATCGACGGCCTCAACGTGAATCACGGCCCTATTTTTAGCCACTCCACCATGGTGTTACAAGCCGCCGCCCACGGACAAGGCGTAGCATTAGGTAATAACGTTCTTGCCCAGCCAGAGCTGGAAGCAGGGCGATTGATTGCGCCATTTGATGAAGTGTTGCTATCGAAAAATGCGTTCTACGTGGTGTGTCATGAAAAGCAAGCGGATATGGGGCGTATTGCCACTTTCCGTGATTGGATGTTAGCCAAAGCGCAAAGTGAGCAAGAGGAGTTACTCGATGAGTGA
- the thiI gene encoding tRNA uracil 4-sulfurtransferase ThiI translates to MKFIVKPHPEIFVKSESVRKRFTKILECNIRNIIKSRAESVAVFNRRDHIEVTSESDQYREAVLEVLTHTPGIHHVLEVQQSQFTDLHDIFEQVLELNRARLEGKTFVVRAKRRGKHDFTSIELERYVGGGINQAIESARVKLRNPDETVALEVVNETLNLVIARHKGLGGFPLGTQEDVLSLISGGFDSGVSSYLHIKRGSKVHYCFFNLGGPAHEIGVKQVSYYLWNKYGSSAKVRFISVDFEPVVAEILEKIDDGQMGVVLKRMFMRAAGMIAEKFGIQALVTGEALGQVSSQTLTNLRHIDGVTDTLILRPLINWDKEDIINLARDIGTEDFAKTMPEYCGVISKKPTVKAVKAKLEAEEEKFDFSVLEQVVYDARLMDIRDIAKETEQAAPEVEQVQAVEEHAVVLDIRSAEEEDENPLEIEGVEVKHIPFFKLGTQFGDLDQSKTYLLYCDRGVMSRLQALYLQEQGFNNVKVYRP, encoded by the coding sequence ATGAAATTTATCGTCAAGCCCCATCCAGAAATTTTTGTAAAAAGTGAGTCTGTGCGTAAGCGCTTCACAAAGATTCTTGAATGTAATATCCGCAACATCATTAAGAGTCGTGCAGAGTCTGTCGCTGTATTTAACCGTCGCGATCATATTGAGGTCACCTCTGAGTCCGATCAATATCGCGAAGCCGTGCTTGAGGTGCTGACGCACACTCCAGGTATACACCACGTACTGGAAGTGCAGCAATCTCAGTTCACTGACTTGCACGACATCTTTGAGCAAGTTCTTGAGCTTAACCGAGCTCGTCTTGAGGGTAAGACCTTTGTTGTGCGCGCTAAGCGCCGCGGAAAGCACGACTTTACCTCGATTGAGCTCGAGCGTTACGTCGGTGGTGGTATCAATCAAGCGATTGAGAGTGCTCGTGTTAAACTGCGCAACCCAGATGAAACCGTCGCGCTAGAGGTGGTTAACGAAACGCTGAACCTAGTGATCGCTCGCCATAAAGGCCTTGGTGGTTTTCCTCTGGGAACTCAAGAAGATGTGCTTAGCCTTATTTCTGGCGGGTTTGACTCAGGCGTTTCCAGCTACCTGCACATTAAACGCGGCTCAAAAGTGCATTACTGTTTCTTTAACCTAGGTGGCCCTGCTCATGAGATCGGAGTTAAGCAGGTGTCTTACTATTTATGGAACAAGTACGGCTCGTCAGCCAAAGTTCGCTTCATTTCGGTCGACTTTGAACCTGTAGTGGCTGAGATCTTAGAGAAGATCGATGATGGGCAAATGGGCGTTGTGCTCAAGCGTATGTTTATGCGCGCAGCGGGTATGATTGCCGAGAAATTTGGTATTCAAGCGTTGGTGACGGGTGAGGCATTAGGCCAGGTCTCTAGCCAGACGCTGACCAATTTGCGTCACATTGACGGTGTGACTGACACACTTATCCTGCGTCCGCTGATTAACTGGGACAAAGAAGACATCATTAACTTAGCGCGTGATATTGGTACCGAAGACTTTGCTAAGACCATGCCTGAGTACTGCGGTGTCATTTCGAAAAAGCCGACCGTGAAGGCGGTGAAGGCCAAACTTGAAGCAGAAGAAGAGAAGTTCGATTTCTCCGTTCTTGAGCAAGTGGTTTACGATGCGCGTTTAATGGATATTCGTGACATTGCCAAAGAGACCGAACAGGCTGCCCCTGAAGTCGAACAGGTGCAAGCGGTTGAAGAGCATGCGGTGGTCCTCGATATTCGCAGTGCCGAAGAAGAAGATGAAAACCCACTTGAGATAGAAGGCGTGGAAGTGAAGCACATTCCTTTCTTCAAGCTTGGGACTCAGTTCGGCGACCTAGATCAGTCAAAAACTTATCTACTCTATTGTGACCGTGGTGTGATGAGCCGCCTGCAGGCGCTGTATCTGCAAGAACAAGGCTTTAATAATGTTAAGGTTTATCGCCCTTAA
- a CDS encoding flagellar motor protein MotB yields the protein MEEENDCKCPPPGLPLWMGTFADLMSLLMCFFVLLLSFSEMDVLKFKQIAGSMKFAFGVQNRLEVKDIPKGTSIIAQEFRPGRPEPTPIDVIMQQTIDITQQTLEFHEGESDRAGGTQRDQGKLTGGQSPETSTQNNQNSESDNQQQQAAQMSEELETVMESIKKALEREIEQGAVEVENLGQQIDIRIREKGAFPEGSAFLQPKFRPLVRQIADLVKDIPGIVRVSGHTDNQRLDSQLYRSNWDLSAQRAVSVAQEMEKVRGFNHERLRVRGMADTEPLGPNDTEAQRSRNRRVEISIMQGEPLLSDEVPVLPSP from the coding sequence ATGGAAGAAGAGAACGATTGCAAATGTCCACCACCAGGGCTGCCCTTGTGGATGGGGACGTTTGCTGACTTGATGTCTCTACTGATGTGTTTCTTCGTGTTGCTGCTGTCGTTTTCTGAGATGGACGTGCTTAAGTTTAAGCAGATTGCCGGCTCGATGAAGTTTGCCTTCGGTGTGCAAAATCGATTGGAAGTCAAAGATATCCCCAAAGGGACCAGTATCATCGCCCAAGAGTTCAGACCTGGGCGCCCTGAGCCAACTCCGATCGATGTGATCATGCAGCAAACCATAGATATCACCCAGCAAACGCTTGAGTTTCATGAAGGTGAATCAGACCGTGCTGGGGGGACTCAGCGCGACCAAGGTAAGTTGACCGGCGGTCAATCACCAGAAACGTCAACCCAAAACAACCAAAACTCCGAATCCGACAATCAGCAGCAACAGGCCGCACAAATGTCTGAAGAGCTTGAAACTGTGATGGAGAGTATTAAAAAGGCGTTGGAGCGAGAGATCGAACAAGGTGCGGTTGAGGTCGAGAATCTTGGCCAGCAAATTGACATTCGGATTCGCGAAAAAGGCGCTTTCCCAGAAGGCTCGGCATTCTTACAACCTAAGTTCCGTCCCTTGGTTCGTCAAATCGCAGACTTGGTTAAAGACATTCCTGGCATCGTGCGTGTATCGGGCCATACGGATAACCAACGACTAGACTCACAGCTCTATCGCTCCAATTGGGATCTATCCGCCCAACGTGCGGTCTCGGTGGCACAAGAGATGGAGAAGGTACGCGGCTTTAATCATGAGCGTCTTCGTGTACGTGGTATGGCCGATACCGAACCACTCGGCCCGAATGACACCGAAGCGCAGCGCTCGCGTAACCGTCGAGTCGAGATAAGCATTATGCAAGGTGAGCCACTACTGAGCGACGAAGTGCCGGTGTTGCCATCGCCTTAA
- the pomA gene encoding flagellar motor protein PomA: MDLATLLGLIGGMAFVIMAMILGGSIMMFVDVTSILIVVGGSTFVVLMKFTMGQFFGAAKIAGKAFMFKSDEPEDLIAKVVEMADAARKGGFLALEEMEISNSFMQKGIDLLVDGHDADVVRAALQKDIALTDERHEFGGAVFRAFGDVAPAMGMIGTLVGLVAMLSNMDDPKAIGPAMAVALLTTLYGAILSNMVFFPIADKLSLRREQEKLNRRLIMDGVLAIQDGQNPRVIDSYLKNYLNEGKRALDVDNE, encoded by the coding sequence GTGGATTTAGCGACGCTGCTAGGACTGATTGGCGGAATGGCTTTCGTTATCATGGCGATGATACTTGGCGGAAGCATCATGATGTTTGTCGACGTAACGTCGATACTTATCGTGGTTGGCGGCTCGACGTTCGTGGTGCTGATGAAGTTCACAATGGGGCAATTTTTTGGTGCCGCCAAAATCGCCGGCAAAGCCTTTATGTTCAAGTCTGATGAGCCGGAAGATTTAATCGCCAAAGTGGTTGAAATGGCGGATGCCGCGCGTAAAGGCGGTTTCCTCGCCCTAGAGGAGATGGAAATCTCCAACAGTTTTATGCAAAAAGGCATTGATTTGCTGGTGGACGGTCACGACGCAGACGTAGTACGTGCCGCGCTGCAAAAAGATATCGCCTTGACCGACGAGCGCCATGAGTTTGGTGGTGCGGTTTTTCGCGCCTTTGGTGACGTAGCCCCAGCGATGGGGATGATAGGTACCCTAGTGGGTCTTGTTGCCATGCTTTCTAACATGGACGATCCTAAAGCCATCGGTCCGGCCATGGCGGTAGCACTTTTGACCACCTTATATGGTGCCATTCTATCAAACATGGTGTTTTTCCCGATTGCGGACAAACTATCGCTGCGCCGTGAGCAAGAAAAACTGAATCGTCGTCTGATTATGGACGGTGTACTGGCGATTCAAGATGGCCAGAACCCTCGCGTTATCGACAGCTATCTGAAGAACTACCTCAATGAAGGTAAACGCGCCCTCGATGTAGATAACGAGTAA
- the xseB gene encoding exodeoxyribonuclease VII small subunit, whose translation MASKKPENMTFEATIEELDKIVENLENGDLALDDALKKFERGISLARAGQAKLSDAEQRVSILLQNDDDAPLSSFDTTTD comes from the coding sequence ATGGCGAGCAAAAAACCAGAAAACATGACTTTTGAGGCGACCATCGAAGAACTCGATAAGATTGTCGAAAACCTCGAAAATGGTGATTTAGCGCTAGATGATGCACTGAAGAAATTTGAGCGAGGCATTTCACTCGCACGTGCTGGTCAAGCAAAGCTAAGTGATGCGGAACAGCGTGTCAGTATTCTGTTGCAAAATGATGATGACGCCCCTCTTAGCAGCTTTGACACTACGACGGATTAA
- the ispA gene encoding (2E,6E)-farnesyl diphosphate synthase, protein MHEALTSLQQRNNAQLELWLQSLPHQHLPLVEAMRYGLLLGGKRARPFLVYITGQMLGCTLDDLDTPASAVECIHAYSLIHDDLPAMDDDELRRGQPTCHIQFDEATAILTGDALQTLAFTILAEGPLHSSAENQRISMVKVLADASGANGMCMGQALDLAAENRQVTLDELKLIHRNKTGALIKAAIRLGALASGEKGVEVMPHLDKYADAIGLAFQVQDDILDIIGDTETLGKPQGSDQELNKSTYPSLLGLEGAINKAHTLLDEALQALQAIPYNTELLEEFARYVIERKN, encoded by the coding sequence ATGCATGAGGCACTGACCTCACTTCAACAACGAAACAACGCTCAGTTAGAGCTGTGGCTACAATCACTACCACACCAACATCTACCGCTGGTCGAGGCTATGCGTTATGGCTTGTTGTTGGGTGGGAAGCGCGCTCGCCCTTTTCTGGTCTATATCACTGGGCAAATGCTTGGCTGCACGCTGGATGATCTCGACACCCCCGCCTCTGCCGTAGAATGCATTCACGCCTACTCGTTAATCCATGACGACCTGCCCGCTATGGATGATGATGAGCTGCGCCGTGGTCAACCCACTTGTCATATTCAATTTGACGAAGCAACGGCGATCCTTACTGGGGATGCTTTGCAGACCCTCGCTTTTACGATTTTGGCGGAAGGACCATTGCACTCAAGCGCCGAAAACCAGCGTATAAGTATGGTGAAGGTACTGGCAGACGCATCGGGTGCCAACGGCATGTGTATGGGTCAGGCGCTCGACCTTGCTGCGGAAAATCGTCAGGTGACACTGGATGAGCTGAAGCTCATCCATCGCAATAAAACCGGTGCATTGATCAAAGCCGCAATTCGCCTCGGCGCGTTGGCCAGTGGTGAAAAAGGTGTCGAAGTGATGCCACACCTAGATAAGTACGCCGATGCCATCGGATTGGCATTCCAGGTTCAAGATGACATTCTGGATATCATCGGTGACACCGAAACTTTAGGTAAGCCACAAGGCTCTGACCAAGAATTAAACAAAAGCACCTACCCAAGTCTACTTGGTTTAGAGGGTGCGATTAACAAAGCTCACACTCTGTTAGATGAAGCGCTTCAAGCATTGCAAGCAATCCCATACAATACAGAGTTACTCGAAGAGTTCGCCCGATATGTCATCGAGCGCAAGAACTAA
- the dxs gene encoding 1-deoxy-D-xylulose-5-phosphate synthase: MTLDISKYPTLALADTPQELRSLPKEVLPKLCDELRTYLLNSVSQSSGHLASGLGTVELTVALHYVYNTPFDQLVWDVGHQAYPHKILTGRRDQMPTIRQKDGLHPFPWREESEYDTLSVGHSSTSISAALGMAISATQEAKNRKVVSVIGDGAITAGMAFEAMNHAGDVHPDMLVILNDNEMSISENVGALNNHLAQLLSGNFYTSIREGGKRVLSGVPPIKELVRRTEEHLKGMVVPGTLFEELGFNYIGPIDGHDVNELVKTLKNMRELKGPQFLHIMTKKGKGYEPAEKDPIGYHGVPKFDPSHNSLPKSSGGKPSFSNIFGDFLCDMAAQDPKLMAITPAMREGSGMVRFSKEYPNQYFDVAIAEQHAVTLATGMAIAGNHPIVAIYSTFLQRGYDQLIHDVAIMNLPVMFAIDRAGLVGADGQTHQGAFDLSFMRCIPNMVIMAPSDENECRQMLYTGHKHDGPSAVRYPRGSGTGIEVNKDFTALEIGKGRLVRQGQKVAILNFGTFLSSALEAAEQLDATVADMRFVKPLDEALIKQLAGEHDVLVTLEENAIAGGAGAGVIEYLMQEKILKPVLNLGLPDRFIPQGTQQELHQELGLDAEGIEHAIRQYLAK; this comes from the coding sequence ATGACTCTTGATATTTCAAAGTATCCAACACTGGCTCTAGCAGACACTCCGCAGGAGCTACGCAGCCTTCCAAAGGAAGTGCTGCCAAAACTGTGTGACGAATTACGCACCTATTTGCTCAACTCTGTTAGCCAGTCCAGCGGTCACCTAGCGTCAGGCTTAGGCACCGTTGAACTCACCGTTGCTCTGCATTACGTCTACAACACGCCGTTCGACCAACTTGTTTGGGATGTCGGTCATCAGGCTTACCCACACAAGATTCTGACTGGCCGTCGCGATCAGATGCCGACCATACGTCAAAAAGATGGTCTACACCCTTTTCCTTGGCGTGAAGAGAGTGAATACGACACCTTATCGGTTGGGCACTCATCGACCTCAATCAGCGCCGCACTAGGGATGGCAATTAGCGCAACTCAAGAAGCGAAGAATCGCAAAGTGGTCAGCGTGATTGGCGATGGCGCCATCACCGCCGGAATGGCGTTTGAAGCGATGAACCATGCTGGTGATGTTCACCCTGATATGCTGGTGATCCTCAACGATAATGAGATGTCGATTTCTGAGAATGTCGGCGCGCTTAATAACCATCTAGCCCAGTTGTTGTCTGGTAACTTCTACACTTCAATTCGCGAAGGTGGCAAGCGGGTCCTTTCTGGCGTGCCGCCGATCAAAGAGTTGGTTCGCCGCACCGAGGAGCACCTAAAGGGCATGGTTGTCCCTGGCACTCTGTTTGAAGAGTTAGGTTTCAACTACATCGGCCCGATTGACGGCCATGATGTCAATGAACTGGTCAAAACCCTGAAAAACATGCGTGAGCTTAAAGGGCCTCAGTTCTTGCACATCATGACCAAAAAAGGCAAAGGCTACGAGCCAGCGGAGAAAGACCCCATCGGTTACCATGGTGTGCCTAAGTTTGATCCAAGCCATAACTCATTGCCGAAGAGCAGCGGCGGTAAGCCAAGTTTTTCTAATATTTTTGGCGATTTCTTATGTGATATGGCCGCCCAGGATCCTAAGCTGATGGCGATCACGCCTGCCATGCGTGAAGGCTCTGGGATGGTGCGCTTTTCCAAAGAGTACCCGAACCAATATTTTGATGTTGCGATTGCTGAGCAACACGCCGTCACACTCGCGACGGGCATGGCGATTGCTGGCAACCATCCTATCGTTGCTATCTACTCAACCTTCCTGCAACGCGGCTACGACCAGTTGATTCACGATGTGGCCATTATGAACCTGCCAGTCATGTTTGCCATTGACCGAGCCGGTTTGGTTGGCGCCGATGGCCAGACGCACCAAGGCGCGTTTGACCTTAGCTTTATGCGCTGCATCCCGAACATGGTGATCATGGCGCCAAGCGACGAAAATGAGTGTCGTCAAATGCTCTACACTGGCCACAAACATGATGGCCCGTCTGCGGTGCGTTACCCTCGCGGTAGTGGTACTGGCATAGAGGTCAACAAAGACTTTACGGCTTTAGAAATAGGTAAAGGTCGCTTGGTTCGCCAAGGACAAAAAGTCGCGATTCTAAACTTTGGTACTTTTCTTTCTAGTGCGCTCGAAGCGGCAGAGCAATTAGATGCCACCGTTGCTGATATGCGCTTTGTTAAGCCCCTTGATGAGGCGCTGATTAAACAGCTCGCTGGCGAGCACGATGTGCTTGTCACCCTTGAAGAGAACGCGATTGCAGGCGGTGCTGGCGCTGGTGTCATTGAGTACTTAATGCAAGAAAAAATCTTAAAACCAGTGCTTAACTTGGGCTTACCTGATCGCTTTATACCTCAGGGGACTCAGCAAGAGCTACACCAAGAGCTAGGGCTTGATGCTGAAGGGATTGAACATGCTATCCGTCAGTATCTTGCTAAATAG
- the truC gene encoding tRNA pseudouridine(65) synthase TruC produces MLEIVYQDDDFIAVNKPAGMLVHRSWLDKHETQFVMQTLRDQIGQHVFPLHRLDRPTSGVLMFALSSEVASQVMPMFANHEMEKTYHAIVRGWIEQADRLDYPLKVELDKIADKHASQEKEAQQAVTDYTPLAKVEVPHSTGKFATTRYGLMELKPLTGRKHQLRRHMAHLRHPIVGDTSHGDGKHNKLFREVYDSHRLLLHASRLEFVHPFSGDKVVIKAGVDQTWQRLCAEFNWTMPD; encoded by the coding sequence ATGCTTGAGATCGTTTACCAAGATGATGACTTTATCGCCGTCAACAAGCCTGCTGGCATGCTGGTGCACCGCAGTTGGCTAGATAAACATGAAACTCAGTTTGTGATGCAAACATTGCGCGATCAAATTGGCCAGCATGTATTTCCGCTGCATCGTTTGGATAGGCCGACGTCAGGCGTGCTCATGTTTGCCCTGTCGAGTGAGGTAGCGTCACAAGTGATGCCCATGTTTGCCAATCATGAGATGGAGAAAACCTATCACGCGATTGTACGCGGGTGGATCGAGCAGGCAGATCGGCTGGACTATCCGCTCAAAGTAGAACTGGACAAAATTGCTGACAAACATGCCAGCCAAGAAAAAGAAGCGCAACAGGCGGTGACGGACTATACGCCGCTGGCTAAAGTTGAAGTGCCGCACTCAACCGGTAAGTTTGCCACGACTCGCTACGGCTTGATGGAATTGAAACCGCTCACTGGACGTAAGCACCAACTTCGCCGTCATATGGCGCACTTGAGGCACCCGATTGTTGGCGATACCTCTCATGGTGATGGCAAGCACAACAAACTTTTTCGCGAGGTCTATGACTCGCATCGACTACTACTGCACGCTTCTCGCCTTGAGTTTGTGCATCCGTTCAGTGGCGACAAGGTGGTTATCAAAGCGGGCGTGGATCAAACATGGCAACGTTTGTGTGCTGAGTTTAACTGGACGATGCCTGATTAG
- a CDS encoding YqcC family protein: MTNQQQLVELIDVLEQQMRIHQCWQLSPPDAQALASQQPFAVDTLTPSEWLQWIFVARMRALIEQQQPLPTGFAMCAYFEESWKQQPELLPIVETIRQIDEVCSHA; encoded by the coding sequence ATGACGAATCAGCAACAATTAGTCGAGTTGATCGACGTTTTAGAACAACAGATGCGCATCCATCAGTGTTGGCAGTTATCTCCACCTGATGCACAAGCACTCGCCAGCCAACAACCTTTTGCCGTAGATACACTGACGCCAAGCGAATGGCTACAGTGGATTTTTGTTGCTCGAATGCGTGCCTTGATTGAGCAGCAGCAACCACTACCCACAGGCTTTGCTATGTGCGCTTATTTTGAAGAGAGTTGGAAGCAGCAACCAGAGCTGCTGCCTATAGTCGAAACGATTCGTCAAATTGACGAGGTGTGCAGCCATGCTTGA
- a CDS encoding DUF3549 family protein, translating to METIHTLTQLLTNSQCQYQVFDLGRRIKTIDAKTFADAEQGLLPYPYPLQRKAHIAIAYWNESQQPWIWFLKFDLDERGLLKQASIGHFLKYVIEAMGTRINQEMTEDQQQKLANNPYTFKPAEDKMAVFHSQVRAKLNLPCSQYYEHAQHYFSGGLEWDKWHTVGLQGVTDICARLGQEQNGVNVRKALKYLPNEPLYALLGALEHTDLPTKLAEKVADLALEQIDSATPDLFLLSALTRALAGAEQSVTKPIVERILASARLSHQEILIGIAGRCWHWLSDANTAEQFLLRLAQTGNQALFNQLFADLVMLPELRMVLLPLLHSSPSPELAQALVSLQQATKA from the coding sequence ATGGAAACCATTCATACCCTTACTCAGTTGCTGACCAACAGCCAATGCCAGTACCAAGTGTTTGATCTCGGACGACGGATTAAAACGATCGACGCTAAAACCTTCGCCGACGCGGAGCAAGGGCTACTACCCTACCCCTATCCTCTGCAGCGCAAAGCTCACATCGCGATTGCTTATTGGAATGAAAGCCAGCAACCATGGATTTGGTTTCTTAAGTTTGACCTAGATGAACGTGGCCTGCTCAAACAAGCCTCTATCGGTCACTTTCTAAAATATGTGATTGAAGCGATGGGAACGCGCATCAATCAAGAGATGACCGAGGACCAACAGCAGAAGCTGGCGAATAACCCATACACGTTCAAACCCGCAGAGGACAAGATGGCGGTGTTTCATAGTCAGGTTCGCGCCAAGCTAAATTTGCCATGCAGCCAATATTATGAACATGCCCAACACTATTTTTCTGGTGGCCTAGAGTGGGATAAATGGCATACGGTTGGCCTGCAAGGTGTCACGGATATTTGTGCCCGTCTGGGTCAGGAGCAAAATGGCGTCAATGTACGTAAAGCGCTTAAGTACCTACCTAATGAGCCCCTCTATGCACTGTTGGGCGCTCTGGAGCATACCGACTTGCCAACAAAACTGGCAGAGAAAGTGGCCGATTTGGCGCTGGAGCAAATTGACAGTGCCACCCCAGACCTGTTTTTGCTCTCGGCTTTAACGCGCGCTTTGGCTGGCGCAGAGCAGAGTGTCACCAAGCCAATCGTCGAACGGATATTGGCGAGCGCACGACTTAGCCACCAAGAGATTTTAATTGGTATCGCTGGTCGTTGTTGGCACTGGCTGAGTGACGCGAATACGGCAGAGCAGTTTTTATTGCGCTTAGCTCAAACCGGCAACCAAGCTCTCTTTAATCAACTGTTTGCTGACCTAGTGATGCTACCGGAGCTGCGCATGGTGCTGCTTCCTCTGTTGCACTCAAGTCCATCTCCAGAGCTCGCTCAGGCACTTGTTAGCCTACAACAAGCAACTAAGG